The nucleotide window CCGTCATGGTCGCCCATCCGGTAGGCCTCTATCCCGGCATTCAGGTTTTCCTCGGTCGGGTTGGCATCGACTTCCGCGAAAATCGCCCGGCCAAGGCGCGCTTCGGCAAGGCAATCCAGGGCAAGTGTGGTGATCGGCAAAGCGGCAAGGCCCCGGTCCGTCACCAGAAGCGGCCGGGTGATCCCTGCCTGTTCGCAGGCATCGGCCAATTCAGCAATGCGCCCGGCCCCGAACCGGATCGACGTGGGGTAGGAGAAGTTTGCCGTAAGGTTCATGGTCCCGACGCTCCGTCTTCGATGGCCTGACCCGCCATGAACAGGAACGGACCGTGGATCACATGAAATTCCCGCTGGTTATAGGGCCGGTCAAAGGGCGCGCGGTAATGGCCGTCTGGCAATTTCACGATCTCCGCCTGATGCGTGGCCCAGAGCGTGTCGACATCATCGCAATCAAGGTAGATGACGATCTGCCTGGCCGGGTCATGCATATCCGCATCGGGCGGCGCATTTATGAACCGCACAGCCCCCTGCCCGCTTTCGCAATAGGCATAGCCGTCGCTTCGGTAGGTCGTCTCGAACCCAAGGCAGTCGCGCATGAAGGCACAGGCCGCATTGATATCCCGGACCGGCAACAGGGCTGTCGCATCTCGGATCATGCCTTCTCGAACCCGCGCTTGATCTCGTAGTCGGTGACCGCCCGGTCAAATTCCTCGATCTCCCATTCCGCGGCCCGCGTGTAATGGTCGATGACGTCGTCCCCCATCGCATCGCGCAACATCGTGGAGCCGTTCATCGCGTCCCGCGCGTCCCTCAGCGTGCGAGGGATATGGCCCCCCTCCTTTGCCGCTGCATCCTTGCCGTAGGCGTCGCCGTCGAACGGATCGGGCAGGCTCAATTCCTCCTCGATCCCGGCAAGGCCAGCGGCCAGCACGGCAGGCAGCCCCAGATAGGGGTTCATGTCCGAGCCGGGGATACGGCATTCCACGCGGATACCCGCCGTCCCCTCCCCCACCAACCGGAATGCGGCGGTGCGGTTGTCGATGGCCCAGACGATCTGCGTCGGCGCGAAGGTCCCCTTCGCGAATCGCTTGTAGCTGTTGATGTAGGGCGCGAGGAAACAGGTGATGTCGGAGGCGTACTTCAACAGGCCCGCCATGTAGTGATCCATCATCCGCGACTTACCCATCGGACGGTCGGGATCGGCGAATGCATTCTCGCCATCCCTGAAAAGCGATTGGTGAATATGGGCCGCGGAGCCGACGCTGTCTTGGCTGAGCTTGGGCAGGAAGGTCGCCGCATAGCCGTTGAGATGCGCGATCTCCTTGACGCCGTGCTTGGCAAGCGTGTGGTGATCGGCGCAGGCCAGCGCGTCCGCGTACCTTATGTTCAGCTCTTCCTGCCCGGCCTCCGCCTCCCCCTTGGAGCCTTCGACCGGTATGCCCATCGCGCGCAAATGGTTGCGGATCGGGCGCATCACCGGTTCTTCCTTGGTGGTCTGGAAGATGCTGTAATCCTCGTTGTAGTGGCTGATCGGGCGCATATCGCGAAAGTTTGCATCGGCGATCTGATCATGGGTGCCGTGGAACAGGAAGAACTCCAGCTCCGTCGCCATCACGGGAGACAGCCCCATCGCCTTGGCGCGGTTCACCTGCTGCTTGAGCATCTCGCGCGGCGAATGAGGCACCGGCGCGTGGGTGAGGTGGTCGAGGACATCGCAGAGCACCATCGCGGTTCCATCGAGCCACGGCACGGGGCGCAAGGTGGAGAGATCCGGGCGCAGCGTGAAATCGCCGTATCCCCGCGCCCACGAGGCCGAAGCGTATCCCTCCGGCGTCGCCATTTCGAGGTCTGTCGCCAGCAGGTAATTGCAACAATGCGTCTCCCCCTCCGCGATGTCGAGAAACGCTTCGGCCTGGAACCGCTTGCCCGCCAGCCGTCCCTGCATGTCCACGATACAGACCAGGACCGTGTCGATCGCACCGGACGCGATCTGCTGCTTCAAGGCGTCGAAATCGTAGTCGAATTGCATGTCGGATAGGCCTCATCGAAGTCCACACGGAACCACGGCCCCGCCTGCGGCCATCTTCATCCCAATCGGGGCGGGATGTCCAACAATCTGCCGCGCGCCGGACAGCAATATCAGCTTCCGTTCGGGCGTGTTGCGGCGCTAGGGCGCGCGCAGGCCCAGGATCGCGCGCGCCTGTTGCCAGGTGGCGACGGGGCGCTCATTGCGGGCGCAGATCTCTGCCGTGCGGGCGACCAGGGCCGCGTTGGACGGCGCAAGCGTGGTCTTGTCGAGCCGCACGTTATCCTCCAGCCCCGTCCGCGCATGGCCGCCCGCCGCAATCGCCCATTCGTTCAGCACGATCTGGCTCGCCCCGATCCCCGCCGCACACCACGGCGCGTCGGCCCCGAAGAGGCGCGCGTGGGTCTTCACGTAGAAATCGAAGACATCCCGGTCGGCGGGCATCGCGTTCTTCACCCCCATCACGAACTGCACGTAGGGCGTTCCGGCCAGCTTGCCCTGGTCGGCCATCCCCTTGGCGTGCAGGATATGGCTCAGGTCGAAGGCCTCCACCTCCGGCTTCACGCCGTGCTCCAGCATCTCCGCGGCCAGCCAATCCACCAGGTCGGGCGGGTTCTCGTAGACGCGGGTCGGGAAATTGTTGGAGCCCACCGACAGCGACGCCATGTCGGGTTCGAGCGGCAGCATCCCGCCGCGTTCCCGGCCCGCACCGGACCGCCCGCCGGTCGACAGCTGGATGATCATGCCGGGGCAGTGTTTTTCCACGCCCTCCTTCAGGGCCGCGAATTTCTCGGGATCGGAACTGGGCGTCTCGTCGGGGTTGCGCACATGGGCATGCACGATGCTCGCGCCCGCCTCGAAGGCCTCCTGGGTGCTCTCGATCTGCTCGGACACGCTGATCGGCACCGCCGGATTGTCCGCCTTGCGCGGCAGCGAGCCGGTGATCGCCACGCAGATGATGCAGGGGGCGGTCATGGCCGGGCCAGGACAAAATCGTGCTCGACCAGATAGAACGGACCGTCGAAACCGGCTTCCGCAATCGCCGCGGGATCCTCGATCAGGTCGAACTTGGCCATCAGGCTGGCTTTCACCCCGAAGACGCTGTCGGAATGGATGTAGGGATCGTCCGGATCGAAAATGTGCGTTGTCAGGCTTTCGAACCCATCCGCTTCGAGGATGTAATGGAAATGCGCCGGGCGGTACGGGTGTCGCCCCAACTTGCCCAGAAGCTGACCCACCGGACCGTCATCGGGGATCGGGTAGAATTTCGGCTTCACCGCGCGGAAGCTATAGACCCCGTCCGCGCCGGTCCGGAACACGCCGCGGAGGTTGAAATCGGGCTGAATGCCCTTCTGTTGCACATCGTAAAAGCCTTCGTCATTTGCCTGCCAGACGTCGATCTTGGTGCCGTCGATGGGATTGCCGTCAATGTCGAGGATGCGGCCGCGCACCAGCATCGGCTCCCCCTTGCCATCTAGACAGATGTTGGTGCCCATCGGCAATTCCGGCGCATCGGCCACGTGGAATGGTCCCAACACCGTCGATTCAGACGCGCCGGAGGGTTTGC belongs to Hasllibacter sp. MH4015 and includes:
- a CDS encoding intradiol ring-cleavage dioxygenase codes for the protein MTIQNDGYFTEENSADVVAARNADAKDARLRDSVNILVRHIHAAIKEIEPTQEEWFETVMFLTRTGHMCDDWRQEFILLSDVMGVSMLVDAINNRKPSGASESTVLGPFHVADAPELPMGTNICLDGKGEPMLVRGRILDIDGNPIDGTKIDVWQANDEGFYDVQQKGIQPDFNLRGVFRTGADGVYSFRAVKPKFYPIPDDGPVGQLLGKLGRHPYRPAHFHYILEADGFESLTTHIFDPDDPYIHSDSVFGVKASLMAKFDLIEDPAAIAEAGFDGPFYLVEHDFVLARP
- a CDS encoding VOC family protein, with translation MIRDATALLPVRDINAACAFMRDCLGFETTYRSDGYAYCESGQGAVRFINAPPDADMHDPARQIVIYLDCDDVDTLWATHQAEIVKLPDGHYRAPFDRPYNQREFHVIHGPFLFMAGQAIEDGASGP
- a CDS encoding 3-keto-5-aminohexanoate cleavage protein; this translates as MTAPCIICVAITGSLPRKADNPAVPISVSEQIESTQEAFEAGASIVHAHVRNPDETPSSDPEKFAALKEGVEKHCPGMIIQLSTGGRSGAGRERGGMLPLEPDMASLSVGSNNFPTRVYENPPDLVDWLAAEMLEHGVKPEVEAFDLSHILHAKGMADQGKLAGTPYVQFVMGVKNAMPADRDVFDFYVKTHARLFGADAPWCAAGIGASQIVLNEWAIAAGGHARTGLEDNVRLDKTTLAPSNAALVARTAEICARNERPVATWQQARAILGLRAP
- a CDS encoding glutamine synthetase family protein; amino-acid sequence: MQFDYDFDALKQQIASGAIDTVLVCIVDMQGRLAGKRFQAEAFLDIAEGETHCCNYLLATDLEMATPEGYASASWARGYGDFTLRPDLSTLRPVPWLDGTAMVLCDVLDHLTHAPVPHSPREMLKQQVNRAKAMGLSPVMATELEFFLFHGTHDQIADANFRDMRPISHYNEDYSIFQTTKEEPVMRPIRNHLRAMGIPVEGSKGEAEAGQEELNIRYADALACADHHTLAKHGVKEIAHLNGYAATFLPKLSQDSVGSAAHIHQSLFRDGENAFADPDRPMGKSRMMDHYMAGLLKYASDITCFLAPYINSYKRFAKGTFAPTQIVWAIDNRTAAFRLVGEGTAGIRVECRIPGSDMNPYLGLPAVLAAGLAGIEEELSLPDPFDGDAYGKDAAAKEGGHIPRTLRDARDAMNGSTMLRDAMGDDVIDHYTRAAEWEIEEFDRAVTDYEIKRGFEKA